DNA from Deltaproteobacteria bacterium:
ATGGCTTGAGATGAGTTTCTTTTTAGTTCGCAAGACAAAACCCACCGGGCAGCCTCGACATAATTTGGCGGAAACGGCGGGTCGTGCAGGATGGGGGTAGAAACTGGAAATAGGTCACTTGGCGAGATTGACTCAAGAACGTTAGCTAATGACGAAACTTTCACCCGCTCGCGATGGATCAGCCAACCCATCACTTCGTAAAACACCGCGCCTCGAAAGCCTTTTTTTCTTAGCGATTGTGATGCCTCGATCACCCGTTCGGTTTCCCCCAATCTCAGCTTTTCAAGAAGTGAATCGGGCGATTGGCGCTCGGTACGAGGCAAAGACCTGAGCTTCGAAGAAATTTCTGTGAGTGTATTTATCATTTTGAACGTCCTCGTTTTTAGTTAAGAGTCCGAGTCTTAGCGAGATCGGTTACTCGGTCCGGATCGTGTTCTTCAGATCTAAACGAGGTAACAAGCAATCCGCGTTCAAGGGCGGCGACTAGAAACTCTTCGCTCGAATGAAGCAGGCAATCGATCGCTTCCGTTAGCATCGTGTCGGTGATCCAACAGGCCGGAGTTCGAATTTGTAGCGCGATATGCCTATTTTCGATAATGGGTCGGAACGGTACCGGAATGTCCTTCAACGTTTCTTCGATAAGCGCTTTCATCTTGATCAATTCAAAATACGAGCCGGTTGCGAACGCGACTTCAAAGTTTATGAAAGTAATTTGTGTTTTTTTAATGCGATACACGAGGCAAACGATACTTGATTCAGCGGTTTTAGTTTTGACGAGGAAGCCGTCGTCAAGTTCCGAGAAAGCCGTATCTATATTCACGTTTTTTGTTTTGAGTAGCGTCTTTAGAACTTCCCGAATAGGTTCGAGCTCTTTCATTTCAGCGTTCATATGCACCCTCCATGACTTAAGCCTAGACGGGTGAATGGACACGCGAGGTCTTTGTCTTTAAATGAGATGGCCTCGAATAGAGTTTGCAAATTGAAGAGAGCAGCTCCGTATAACGTAATAGTTAAATGGTTCGCCTAAGGTCATTTCTGGCTAGGAGGTTGCCTCATAGAATTACCTGTGGCATCTCGTGCCACAGCTCTCTTTGAACCTAGTGTCTCCTCAACATGTAAGGAGATAACAAAGTGAAAACGTTTAAGACTCTTGAGATTCTAGTGGCGCTATTAATGAATTCTGCCTGCGCCACGATGTTCAATGGCTCTTCGGCTTCGGTCTCAATTCGGTCAGAAGACCCAAAGGCAAAGCTCTATTTAAATGACACCTATATCGGAACTGGCGGCGCCACAGTATCAGTTGCGAAGAAGGGAAATCATTCGATCCGTGCAACGAAAGAAGGTTGCGGCGATGGGACGACTGCGATTCAGAAGAAGTTTGATCCGACCTCACTCTTGGGCGTTCTCATCGACTTTGGAATCGTGTCGATGTTGATCGTTGATGGCGCAGCCACAGGTGCAATCAGTGATATCGAGCCAAAGAACTATGTTGTAAATCCGAATTGTGGGTAGTGTTGAAAACTTCAGCTAACAATATATCCTAGAAATTTTGATCACTTCGCGTAGCATATTCTTGCGATTGAGAGCGTGAATCCTGCTTTTCACGAAGCCAGGGGGGGTATTTTGAAAAAGTCGTCGACAATGAAGGCATTATCATTCTGGCAACCTTGGGCGTGGCTAATAGTGAATGGGCATAAGGATGTCGAAAATCGATCTTGGAAGCCGAGTGAAAAAAGAATTGGCGAGCGATTCGTGATTCACGCATCATCCCACAAGGTTACTAAAGCTGAATACGAAGAATTCCTGCAAGATTGTAAAAACCGAAAGATACGTAATTTCCCGAAGTCCGTCGACGATTTTGATTACGGTGCATATGTCGGGTCAGCAGTTTTGAAAGGCGCAGTGAGAGGCCATAAGTCTTACTGGGCGGCACGAGGAAGCTGGCACCTCGTTCTTAGCAATGTGAAAAAGATGAAACCGAAAAAGAAAAAAGGCCAGCGCGGTTTTTTTCCATTTCGATAGAATAAAGTCACGAGGAGTTTTCAGATGAAACTGAAGGGATTGATCGTTCGCGAAGAGCCAATGAAGCTAATTTTGAAGGGCGTTAAAAAATGGGAAATTCGCAGTCGTAGAACTCACATCCGAGGTGACATTGCATTGATCACTTCGAAATCAGGTACGGTGGTTGGTACGGCAAAGGTGGTCGGGTGTATTGGGCCGTTGACAGTCAAGGAATGGAACAGCAACTTGCGAAAAATGGGGTTCGATAGCTCTGACAAAATCAGATCTATTTCTGAAATTGGTGAGCTATATGCGTGGGTTTTAGGTTCAGTGCGAAAGCTAAAGAAGCCTGTGCCATATAAGCACAAGCCTGGAATTATAAATTGGCATCCAGTTGAGATATAAAAAAGCCATAGCTTAGTCTCAATGTCGCATCAGTATACCAAATTACCTATTTCATTTC
Protein-coding regions in this window:
- a CDS encoding PEGA domain-containing protein; translation: MFNGSSASVSIRSEDPKAKLYLNDTYIGTGGATVSVAKKGNHSIRATKEGCGDGTTAIQKKFDPTSLLGVLIDFGIVSMLIVDGAATGAISDIEPKNYVVNPNCG
- a CDS encoding ASCH domain-containing protein; its protein translation is MKALSFWQPWAWLIVNGHKDVENRSWKPSEKRIGERFVIHASSHKVTKAEYEEFLQDCKNRKIRNFPKSVDDFDYGAYVGSAVLKGAVRGHKSYWAARGSWHLVLSNVKKMKPKKKKGQRGFFPFR
- a CDS encoding ASCH domain-containing protein — translated: MKLKGLIVREEPMKLILKGVKKWEIRSRRTHIRGDIALITSKSGTVVGTAKVVGCIGPLTVKEWNSNLRKMGFDSSDKIRSISEIGELYAWVLGSVRKLKKPVPYKHKPGIINWHPVEI